In Macrobrachium nipponense isolate FS-2020 chromosome 41, ASM1510439v2, whole genome shotgun sequence, the following proteins share a genomic window:
- the LOC135212566 gene encoding lysosomal protective protein-like, translated as MDWFLPLFALVVAGVSAAPAEDEITALPGLNHNISFRHFSGYLKGTEGKNLHYWFVESSNNPANDPVVLWMNGGPGCSSMEGLLAELGPYIVNPDGKTLRENTYAWNTVANVLFLEAPACVGYSYSEDGDCSTGDDETSLSNYNALKDFFTNKFPEYRKNEFYVTGESYAGVYVPTLSVRILQGQDDFEINFKGYAIGNGLSSYELNDDSIIFFGYYHGLYGEDLWNRLVAHCCKSGHAARDTCNFYNSYWPMCTKAVGQASDIIYNEGLNMYNLYDNCPTGTGGNFSRYEADLSNVFREHESHSAMLGKVRNRIKNLKGNPPCTNGTDLLDYMNNPDVRTAVHIPEELPKFELCNDEVNYNYKREYKTMRKQYEYLIPRVRGLVYNGDIDMACNFLGDEWFVEGLGLKVLEGRRMWHEGGQVAGFVKRFQNIDLVTIRGAGHMVPEDKPGPALKMIASFIYKKPY; from the exons ATGGATTGGTTCCTACCTTTATTTGCACTTGTAGTGGCAGGTGTGTCAGCTGCCCCTGCAGAAGATGAGATTACTGCTTTACCAGGACTGAATCACAACATATCCTTCCGTCATTTCAGTGGTTATTTAAAGGGAACTGAGGGAAAGAATCTACATTATTG GTTTGTTGAGTCTTCTAATAACCCAGCTAATGATCCAGTTGTCTTGTGGATGAATGGAGGACCTGGTTGTTCATCTATGGAAGGTCTCCTTGCTGAACTTGGGCCTTACATTGTCAACCCAGATGGGAAGACCCTAAGGGAAAATACTTATGCATGGAATACA gttgcaAATGTACTCTTCCTTGAAGCCCCAGCATGTGTTGGTTATTCTTACAGTGAAGATGGGGACTGTTCTACCGGTGATGATGAAACTTCTCTGTCAAATTATAATGCCCTAAAGGATTTCTTCACAAACAAA ttcccAGAATATCGTAAGAATGAATTTTATGTAACTGGAGAATCGTATGCTGGTGTTTATGTTCCTACACTATCAGTCAGAATCCTTCAGGGtcaagatgactttgaaataaatttcaaaggatatgccattggaaatggACTCTCTAGCTACGAACTTAATGATGATTCCATTATCTTCTTTGGATATTACCATGGACTGTATGGAGAAGA CCTGTGGAATAGATTGGTTGCCCATTGCTGTAAAAGTGGACATGCTGCAAGGGACACTTGCAACTTTTACAATTCTTACTGGCCTATGTGTACCAAAGCT GTTGGCCAGGCATCAGACATAATTTACAACGAGGGTCTGAACATGTATAACTTGTATGACAACTGCCCAACGGGTACAGGAGGAAACTTCTCACGCTATGAAGCAGACTTGTCGAACGTCTTCAGAGAACATGAATCTCATTCAGCTATGTTAGGAAAGGTCAGGAACAG GATTAAGAATTTGAAAGGAAACCCACCTTGCACAAATGGAACAGATCTTCTGGATTACATGAACAATCCTGATGTGCGAACTGCTGTTCATATTCCAGAAGAACTCCCTAAATTTGAACTTTGCAA TGACGAAGTGAATTACAATTACAAGCGAGAGTACAAGACAATGAGGAAGCAGTATGAATATCTTATTCCAAGAGTAAGAGGCTTGGTGTATAATGGTGACATTGACATGGCTTGCAACTTTCTGGGTGATGAATGGTTTGTCGAGGGCCTTGGACTAAAG GTTTTGGAGGGTCGTAGGATGTGGCATGAAGGTGGCCAGGTGGCAGGATTTGTGAAACGTTTCCAGAACATTGACTTGGTAACTATTCGTGGTGCAGGGCACATGGTTCCTGAGGATAAACCAGGTCCTGCTTTGAAAATGATCGCATCTTTCATTTACAAAAAACCGTATTAG